ACGCTCTACCACTGAGCTATTCCCGCAAAAAATGGTGGTGAGAGGCGGAATCGAACCGCCGACACGAGGATTTTCAGTCCACTGCTCTACCGACTGAGCTATCTCACCTAAAAATGGCGGAGGCGACGGGATTTGAACCCGCGGTCTCCGGCGTGACAGGCCGGCGCGTTGAACCACTTCGCTACGCCTCCATTTTTAATTTTTACATGGTGGGCGAAACAGGGCTCGAACCTGTGACCCCCTGCTTGTAAGGCAGGTGCTCTCCCAGCTGAGCTATTCGCCCATCACTACTTCAGCATAAAACAGTATATACAAAACTTAGCTTTAAGTCAAAATTATCAAAGTCTTTTAAAAGATATTATATTTAATTATATACTACATACTACTAAATACTATAAAATACTTGACAATTTAAAATTAAGTTAATTAATTACTTTTTTGCTGTTATTTCATATTTTATTTTAATTTTTTCATTTTTTTGTAATAATTTTACTAAATCACTAACCAGTCTCTGATCCATATTTGTATCTACCATTTTATAACTTTCAACAATAGTAGAATATAGTTGTGGAATATCAGTTAAATAATCTTTATTTAATGTTTTATTTTTAACTGCTTTAATTAATTTTTCCTGTCTTTTTAACCTATCAGTTTTAACCTGTTCATAGTTATACCATCGTATGTAACTTAATGCTTCTTTTCCGGAAAGTACATTTTCTCCCTTTTTTAAATCTAAATTCAAATCAGGAATTTCCATTTTTTTATCTAAATTTATTGGTACTCCTCCAATTTCATCTATAAATTTGATAAATCCATCATAACTTATAACAAAATAATAATCTTCTTTTATATCTAAAAAATCATTTGTTTTTTTTCTTAATTCAGCAGTTTCATATTTTTTTAATTTATTATCATCTACCTCTATTTCAGGTGAAATTGAGTTTAATTCAATAATATTGTCTTCATTTTTATATTGAGCCATAATTATAGCATCAGTTTCTATACTATCTTTTTGAACACTTTTTCTATCATCTAGACCTAAAATCAAAATATTTATATCTCTTTTAATCTCAAAATCATCAATTGCTAATCCTGGGATAAGCTGCGGAAAAAAATTATATAAATAAATTCCTGAAAATAATAAAATAAATATTGCAATTAAAATAACCCATTTAGTCTTTTTATTCATGAATTTAAAACTCCCTTCAATTTTTCATATGATAATTTATATTTATTTTAGTTACTGTTATTATATTTTCAATAAATATAGATCTATTCCTCCTTTTGATTTTAGATTATATTTTTTTGAATCATTTTTAAGCTTTTTTCCTTGACAGAATATATAATTATGCTATAATATATAAGTGCAATGCCGAGGTGGCGGAATTGGCAGACGCGCAGCGTTGAGGGCGCTGTGGGTATTTTGCCTGTGCGGGTTCGAATCCCACCCTCGGCACCATTTTAATTTAATACGATAATTTACCCCCAAGTTTACCCTGATAATGCAGGTTTCTTGGGGGTTTTTTATTTTCAGTTCTTCAAAGGGAAAGAGACACTCTTGTCGAATATTATTAATAAGGCTTTTCCTTCTTTCGAGTTTTATAGATAATACGATTTAATTCGAAAAGAAATGTCGAAATTTAAATAAACTAAGGAGGTTTTTTAATGCCTTATTTAGCTGCTGAAGATCGTTATCAAAAAATGGAATATCACTATACTGGAAATAGTGGACTCAAATTACCTGCAATTTCTTTAGGGTTATGGCATAACTTTGGCGGAGTTGACAGTTTAGAAAACGCCCGCAAAATGCTACGACAGGCTTTTGATTTAGGAATTACCCACTTTGATCTGGCCAATAACTACGGCCCCCCTGCTGGTTCTGCAGAAGAAACAATGGGGATTTTAATGTAAAAAGACTTTAAACCTTACCGCGATGAACTCCTCATTTCTTCGAAAGCTGGTTATGGAATGTGGCCGGGACCTTATGGAAACTGGGGTTCCCGCAAATACTTAATTTCAAGTATAGATCAAAGTTTAAAAAGGATGGGACTTGATTATGTAGATATCTTTTATCACCACCGACCAGATCCAGATACTCCACTTGAAGAAACAATTGGGGCTTTAAAACAGATTCAGGATCAGGGAAAGGCTCTTTATGTAGGTATTTCCAATTATAATGCCCGCCAGACTGAAAAAGCTGTAGAAGTTGCTGAAAAAATGGGAGTTAAACTACTCTTAAATCAGTTTAACTATTCTATCTTTGACCGCTGGTCAGAAGAAGAAAGTCTTTTAAGAACACTTACAGAATCTGAAATGGGTTCAATTATCTTTTCACCTCTTTCTCAAGGCTTATTAACTGATAAATATCTGGGAGG
The genomic region above belongs to Halanaerobiales bacterium and contains:
- a CDS encoding LCP family protein produces the protein MNKKTKWVILIAIFILLFSGIYLYNFFPQLIPGLAIDDFEIKRDINILILGLDDRKSVQKDSIETDAIIMAQYKNEDNIIELNSISPEIEVDDNKLKKYETAELRKKTNDFLDIKEDYYFVISYDGFIKFIDEIGGVPINLDKKMEIPDLNLDLKKGENVLSGKEALSYIRWYNYEQVKTDRLKRQEKLIKAVKNKTLNKDYLTDIPQLYSTIVESYKMVDTNMDQRLVSDLVKLLQKNEKIKIKYEITAKK